From one Rhopalosiphum padi isolate XX-2018 chromosome 2, ASM2088224v1, whole genome shotgun sequence genomic stretch:
- the LOC132922049 gene encoding S-formylglutathione hydrolase-like produces MDLKLISSNKSFGGYQKVFEHFSPTLQCNMKFGIYLPPGESENEKFPVLFYLSGLTCTEQNVITKSGFQRFAAQYKIIVVAPDTSPRNCNIPNEDEKWNVGSGASMYVNAKQEPWNKHYQMFTYITDELYQLVQNTFPVIQDKVSISGHSMGGHGALLCALLCPGKYKSVSLFAPVCNITNSPTLIDGLTTLIGEEKDILQKWDTTFLVKEYNGPEMEILIHVGSDDEFLTKDLLIDNFVEAAKECKDNKIKTKLFLEEGYDHGYYFISTFIGEHFKFHSSKLSL; encoded by the exons atggaTCTCAAGTTAATTTCCAGTAATAAAAGTTTTGGTGGTTACCAGaaagtttttgaacattttag tccTACATTGCAATGTAACATGAAATTTGGCATTTACTTACCACCTGGAGAgagtgaaaatgaaaaatttccAGTGCTATTTTACTTATCGGGTCTTACATGTACTGAACAAAATGTAATCACTAAATCAGGATTTCAAAGGTTTGCTgctcaatacaaaataattgttgttgCTCCTGATACTAGTCCaa gaaactGTAACATTCCTAATGAAGATGAAAAATGGAATGTTGGTTCTGGTGCTTCTATGTATGTTAATGCTAAACAGGAACCGTGGAATAAACATTATCAGATGTTTACCTATATAACTGATGAACTTTATCAACTTGTACAAAACACTTTCCCAGTTATACAAGATAAAGTATCTATTTCtggacatag TATGGGTGGACATGGGGCATTGTTATGTGCTTTACTTTGCCCAGGAAAGTATAAATCAGTGTCATTATTTGCACCTGtttgtaatattactaattcaCCTACATTAATTGATGGATTAACAACATTAATTGGAGAAGAAAAAGACATTTTGCAAAAATGGGATACAACTTTTTTAGTAAAAGAATATAATGGTCCTGAAATGGAAATATTAATACATGTg GGTAGTGAtgatgaatttttaacaaaGGATTTactaattgataattttgtGGAAGCAGCCAAAGAatgtaaagataataaaatcaaGACCAAACTATTTCTTGAAGAGGGCTATGATcatggatattattttatatcaacatttattggagaacattttaaatttcattcatCTAAATTGtccttgtaa